The following nucleotide sequence is from Microbacterium arborescens.
CCTCGTGCCGAGCTCGCTCGCCCTCATCACCTCCCTCCTCCAGGGCCACGAGCGCTCGCGCGCCATCGGCCTCTGGACGGCCTTCACCACTGGGGCCTCGCTCATCGGCCCGCTCCTCGGCGGCCTCTTCGTCGATCTGCTCTCGTGGCGCTACGCGTTCCTCATCAACGTCATCCCCGTCGCCGTCACTCTGTGGCTCGTCACGCGTCTCCCCGTTCACGACGAGCGCCGAGCCGACGCGGGTATCGACTGGCTCGGCGCCGCCCTGTGTACCGCGGGCCTGGGTGGCATGGTCTTCGCGCTGATCGAGCAGCCGAACCTCGGCTGGACCTCCCCCGCGATCTGGATGCCGCTGGCCGTCGGAGCCGTGATGTTCGCGGCCTTCCTGCTGCGGCAGCGCACGTCGCGGCATCCGATCCTTCCGCTCGGACTCTTCCGGGTGCGCAACTACTGGACCGGCAACCTCGCGACCCTGTTCGTGTACGCCGCCCTCTCGCTCAACGGCTTCGTCGTCGGTGTCTACCTGCAGGAAGGCGCGGGCCTCAGCGCGACGCTGGCGGGGCTCGCGAGCCTGCCGACCACGGTGCTGCTGATCGCGCTGAGCCCGTGGGCCGGCTCGCTCGCGGAACGCCTCGGCGGACGGCTCTTCATGACGCTCGGCCCGCTCGTCATGGCCGGCGGCGCACTGATGCTGCTCCTGGTCGGCGAGTCCTTCGACTACTGGTGGCAGGTGCTCCCCGGCCTCGTCGTGTTCGGGCTCGGACTCGGCGCGACGGTCTCGCCCCTCACCTCGACGATCCTCGGCGCGATCGACCCCGAACGATCGGGTATCGCCTCGGCCGTGAACAACGCCGTCGCACGGGTGGCGGGCCTCGTGGTGATCGCGTTCCTGGCTCCGATCGTGGGCGGCGCACTCGACCTCGACGGATTCCACCGGGCAGCGATCGTCACCGCGGCACTCATGGCCGCGGGCGGGCTCATCGCCTTCGCCGGCATCCGGAACAGCGCACCCTCAGTTGCGGGCCCGGGCGCGACGAGCTGAAACTCAGACCGGCGAGCGCTCCGAGGCGAGAGGCCCCAGCACCGCCAGCATCCGCAACTTCTCCGCCGCCTCCGACCCGGGCTCGGGGGTGAGCGTGAGGAGCGCCTGCGAACGGTCCTCCGTGAAGAGCACCTGGCAGTCGACCTCGATCTCGCCGACGGCTGGATGCACCACGACCTTGTGATCGGCGAACCGCTCGGCGACCTCCTCGAGATCCCAGAGGTGAGCGAACTCGACGCTGCGTTCGCGCAGGTCGTCGACGAGACGCGCTGCGCGCGATCCGGCGCCACCGCGGCCCGCGACGGCACGCAGATTCGCCACGATCGCCCGGCTCTGCCGATCGTGATCGGATGCCGGATACACCGCCCGCTCGCTGTCGGGATGCACGAACCAGCACCACGCGCCGCTGCGTTCCGGTCCGGTGCGCCGTTCGCGCGGGCCGAAGAGAGCCCGCGCGAGATCGTTCTGCGCGAGCGTCTCATCGAGCTCGGTGATCACGAGCGCCGGGATGTCGTCGAGCCGATCGAGCACCCGCTGCAGGGCCGGCGCCACATGATCGGCCGCACCGGAACGTTCAGGCGGCGTGTGCCCCGCCAGACGGTGCAGGTGATCGCGCTCCGAGCGCGAGAGCCGCAGCGCCCGCGTGAGCGACGCGAGCATCTGGAGACTCGGCTGCGGCCCGCGCTCCTGCTCGAGCCGCGTGTAGTAGTCGACGCTCATCATGGCGAGCTGCGCGACCTCTTCGCGTCGGAGTCCCGTCACCCGCCGGCGCTCCCCGGATGGCAGCCCGACATCCTCCGGACGCAGTCGCTCGCGACGCGCGCGGAGGAATCGGGCAAGAGCAGCGCGGTCCACGCATCCATTCTGACCAGCGCGGCCCGTCCGAACCAGGGACCGCCGCTCCCCCGTTCGGATGTGCCTGGATAGCCGCGCATGCCGCGACGAGAGTCGGGGCATGGACATCACCGGACGCACCATCTTCATCCCCGGCGCAACGAGCGGCATCGGCCGCGCGTTCGCCATCGCCCTCGCCGAGCGCGGCAACACGATCATCGTCGGCGGACGCCGGCGCGAGCTCATCGACGACCTGCGCTCTTCGCACCCCGGCATCGACGGCGTCGAGATCGACACATCGGATGCCGCATCCATCGCCCGCGCGGCCGGAGAGGTGCTCGAGCGGCATCCCGATCTCGACGTGCTCGTCACGATGGCGGGCATCATGAACGCCGAAGACTGGACCTCGCCCGCAGGCTTCGTCGCCAGCGCCGAACGCACCGTCATCACGAATCTGCTGGGTCCCATCCGGCTGATCGGCGCGTTCATCGAGCACCTGCTGGCGCGCCCCGCCGCGACGATCATGACCGTCTCGTCGGGCCTGGCGTTCGCTCCGCTCGCCGCGACGCCGAGCTACAACGCGACGAAGGCCGCGATCCACATGCTGAGCGAATCGCTCCGGCTGCAGTACGCCGACTCGCCGGTGTCGATCGTCGAGCTGGTGCCGCCCGCCGTGCAGACCGATCTCATGCCCGGCCACGCCGAGAACCCGCAGGCTCAGCCGCTCGACGCGTTCGTCGACGAGGTCATGTCGATCCTCGAGCGGGATGCGGACGTGCGCGAGGTGCTCGTCGAGCGCGTCGGGCTCCTGCGCCACGGCGAGGCACGCGGCGACTACCCCGACGTCGTGCGCGCACTCAACGCGAGCGACCCGCACGCCGGGCGGCGAGGGGCCCGGTAGCGACTCTCATTCCCCCCTGCCAGACTGAGGTCATGAGCGCGATCGAGAACTCCAAACTCACCGTCGTCGGCGCGGGCGCCGTCGGTTCGAGCGTCGCCTACGCGGCCCTCATCCGGGGATCCGCCCGCCACGTGGCGCTGTACGACATCGCCACCGAGAAGACCGAGGCCGAGGTGCTCGACCTCGCCCACGGCGCGCAGTTCACCGGATCGAGCGACATCATCGGCGGCTCCGACATCTCGGTCGCCGAGGGCTCGCACGTCGTCGTCATCACCGCGGGAGCGAAGCAGAAGCCGGGTCAGACCCGTACCGAGCTCGCCGGTGTCAATGCGGGAATCATCGCCTCGATGATGCCGAAGCTGCTCGAGGTCGCCCCCAACGCGACCTTCGTGATCGTCACGAACCCGTGCGACGTGCTGACCGTGCTCGCGCAGGAAGCGACCGACCTGCCGCCCGAGCGCATCTTCGCCTCGGGCACGGTGCTCGACACCTCGCGCCTGCGGTGGAAGATCGCCCGCCGCGCCGGCGTCTCGATCTCGAGCGTGCACGCGTACATCGTCGGCGAGCACGGCGACACCGAGTTCCCGCTATGGTCTCACGCCACGATCGGAACGGTGCCGATCCTCGACTGGGTGCCGCTCGACGGCCAGCCCAAGTTCACGAGAGAGGAGATCGATCAGATCGCCATCGATGTCCGCGATGCCGCGTACAAGGTGATCCAGGGCAAGGGCGCGACGAACTACGCCATCGGCCTCTCCAGCGCGCGGGTCGTCGAGGCGATCCTGCGCGACGAGGATGCCGTGCTGCCCGTCTCCACGGTGCTGCGCGACTTCCACGGCGTCGACGGGATGGCCCTGTCGGTGCCCTCGGTCGTCAACCGTCGGGGTGCGTTCCCCGTGCGCGAGATCGCCTTCTCCGACCGTGAGCTCGAACTGTTCCAGCACTCGGCAGCATCCCTCCAGGAAGTCGCGGCCTCCTTGCGCGGCTGAGCCCTTCGCGGCGCCCGGGCAACGCGACATCCGCACCACCGGTCCGACGTTCGTATCGCGTGAGCGCCGTCGAGGCGTTGGTCGGCGGGGATGTCGGAGGTCGCGCCTACCCTGGATCCATGGCCTCTCGACGTCCCGCTCCCACGACGGCCTTCAAGTGCACCGAGTGCGGGTGGACGACCGCGAAGTGGGTCGGTCGCTGCGGTGAGTGTCAGCAGTGGGGCACCGTCGTCGAGGCGGCGACGCAGACCGGCATCACCTCGACCGTGACCGCGGTCAGCCCCGGTGCGGCGCGCGCCGCTCGTCCGATCACCGAGATCGACACCACCGACGCCCCTCGACGATCGAGCGGGGTCGGCGAGTTCGACCGTGTGCTCGGCGGCGGAGTGGTCCCCGGGGCCGCGATCCTGCTCTCGGGCGAGCCCGGCGTCGGCAAGTCGACGCTCCTGCTCGAGGTCGCCGCGCAGTCCGCACGTTCAGGCCGCCGGGTCCTGTACGTGAGCGCGGAGGAATCGCTCGGCCAGGTACGGATCCGCGCAGAGCGGACCGGCGCGCTGCACGACGCGCTCTATCTCGCCAGCGAGACCGACCTCGCCACCGTGCTCGGTCACGTCGACGAGGTGCGCCCCGACCTGCTCATCGTCGACTCGGTACAGACCGTGTCGTCGTCGCTCTCCGACGGGGTCGCCGGTCAGCCGAGCCAGGTACGCGAAGTGGCGTCCACCCTCATCCGCGTCGCGAAAGAGCGCGACCTCCCCGTCCTCATCGTCGGCCACGTCACGAAAGACGGCTCGATCGCCGGCCCGCGGGTGCTCGAGCATCTCGTCGACGTCGTCTGCCAGTTCGAAGGCGACCGCCAGACCTCGTTGCGGTTCGTCCGGGCGTTGAAGAACCGCTTCGGCCCGACCGACGAGGTCGGATGCTTCGACATGACGGGCGACGGCATCGCCGAGGTGCCCGATCCGAGCGCGCTGTTCCTCGGGCACGGCGACCCGGTGCCCGGAACCTGCGTGACGATCGCGCTCGAGGGGCGACGAGCACTGCCGGTCGAGGTCCAAGCGCTGACCCTCAAGACCGGGGCGCCCAATCCCCGCCGGGTCGTGAGCGGCGTCGACAGCGCACGCGTTGCGATGATCCTCGCCGTCCTCGAGAAGCGCGGCGTCGCCGTGACGAGCGACCAGGACGTCTACGTCTCGACCGTGGGCGGCGTGCGCCTCGTCGAGCCAGCTGCAGACCTCGCCATCGCCATCGCCATCGCTGGTGCCGTCGGCGGCAAGGCCGTGTCGCGACAGGTGGCGGCCTTCGGTGAGCTCAGTCTCGCGGGCGAGATCCGCCCGGTCACGCAGTCGAGCCAGCGCCAGTCCGAAGCGAAGCGCATGGGTTACACCGCCGTGGTGGATGCCTCGTCGCGCACGATCGGCGGAGCGATGCGCGATCTGCAGGTGCGTCAGCCCGCGGCATCCGCCGCCGACGTCGGCTTCTGACCCCCCGCCTCGAGCTGCCGAGCCCGGGCCGCCGGGGTCTCACCTGGCAGAACACGCCCCATCGCGCGCGCCGAAGCGGCGCCAACTGCCAACCCAAACCTCGAGGCCCCGGTGTTGGGCTATTCACCTGGCAGAACACGCCCCATCGCGCGCGCCGAAGCGGCGCCAACTGCCAACCCAAACCTCGAGCCTTCGGCGTCGAGTTCTCACCCGGCAGAACACGCCC
It contains:
- the radA gene encoding DNA repair protein RadA encodes the protein MASRRPAPTTAFKCTECGWTTAKWVGRCGECQQWGTVVEAATQTGITSTVTAVSPGAARAARPITEIDTTDAPRRSSGVGEFDRVLGGGVVPGAAILLSGEPGVGKSTLLLEVAAQSARSGRRVLYVSAEESLGQVRIRAERTGALHDALYLASETDLATVLGHVDEVRPDLLIVDSVQTVSSSLSDGVAGQPSQVREVASTLIRVAKERDLPVLIVGHVTKDGSIAGPRVLEHLVDVVCQFEGDRQTSLRFVRALKNRFGPTDEVGCFDMTGDGIAEVPDPSALFLGHGDPVPGTCVTIALEGRRALPVEVQALTLKTGAPNPRRVVSGVDSARVAMILAVLEKRGVAVTSDQDVYVSTVGGVRLVEPAADLAIAIAIAGAVGGKAVSRQVAAFGELSLAGEIRPVTQSSQRQSEAKRMGYTAVVDASSRTIGGAMRDLQVRQPAASAADVGF
- a CDS encoding SDR family oxidoreductase — translated: MDITGRTIFIPGATSGIGRAFAIALAERGNTIIVGGRRRELIDDLRSSHPGIDGVEIDTSDAASIARAAGEVLERHPDLDVLVTMAGIMNAEDWTSPAGFVASAERTVITNLLGPIRLIGAFIEHLLARPAATIMTVSSGLAFAPLAATPSYNATKAAIHMLSESLRLQYADSPVSIVELVPPAVQTDLMPGHAENPQAQPLDAFVDEVMSILERDADVREVLVERVGLLRHGEARGDYPDVVRALNASDPHAGRRGAR
- a CDS encoding helix-turn-helix transcriptional regulator codes for the protein MDRAALARFLRARRERLRPEDVGLPSGERRRVTGLRREEVAQLAMMSVDYYTRLEQERGPQPSLQMLASLTRALRLSRSERDHLHRLAGHTPPERSGAADHVAPALQRVLDRLDDIPALVITELDETLAQNDLARALFGPRERRTGPERSGAWCWFVHPDSERAVYPASDHDRQSRAIVANLRAVAGRGGAGSRAARLVDDLRERSVEFAHLWDLEEVAERFADHKVVVHPAVGEIEVDCQVLFTEDRSQALLTLTPEPGSEAAEKLRMLAVLGPLASERSPV
- a CDS encoding MFS transporter gives rise to the protein MTRSSAPQTALIVAIASLASSVAFLDSTIVNVALPAIERELGGGLATQQWAVDAYLLTLSSLILLAGSVSDAYGRLLVLRIGLIGFGVASVAVGLAPDPVLLIAARAVQGAAGAFLVPSSLALITSLLQGHERSRAIGLWTAFTTGASLIGPLLGGLFVDLLSWRYAFLINVIPVAVTLWLVTRLPVHDERRADAGIDWLGAALCTAGLGGMVFALIEQPNLGWTSPAIWMPLAVGAVMFAAFLLRQRTSRHPILPLGLFRVRNYWTGNLATLFVYAALSLNGFVVGVYLQEGAGLSATLAGLASLPTTVLLIALSPWAGSLAERLGGRLFMTLGPLVMAGGALMLLLVGESFDYWWQVLPGLVVFGLGLGATVSPLTSTILGAIDPERSGIASAVNNAVARVAGLVVIAFLAPIVGGALDLDGFHRAAIVTAALMAAGGLIAFAGIRNSAPSVAGPGATS
- a CDS encoding L-lactate dehydrogenase: MSAIENSKLTVVGAGAVGSSVAYAALIRGSARHVALYDIATEKTEAEVLDLAHGAQFTGSSDIIGGSDISVAEGSHVVVITAGAKQKPGQTRTELAGVNAGIIASMMPKLLEVAPNATFVIVTNPCDVLTVLAQEATDLPPERIFASGTVLDTSRLRWKIARRAGVSISSVHAYIVGEHGDTEFPLWSHATIGTVPILDWVPLDGQPKFTREEIDQIAIDVRDAAYKVIQGKGATNYAIGLSSARVVEAILRDEDAVLPVSTVLRDFHGVDGMALSVPSVVNRRGAFPVREIAFSDRELELFQHSAASLQEVAASLRG